One window of Capsicum annuum cultivar UCD-10X-F1 unplaced genomic scaffold, UCD10Xv1.1 ctg12188, whole genome shotgun sequence genomic DNA carries:
- the LOC124890121 gene encoding uncharacterized protein Mb2253c-like gives MAINLDVHKLVVLGDSELRIRQIQGEWETRDIKLIPYKQFVEDLIKRFKSIEFRYIPRSHNELADALATLASMLPYPGNTHLNPLEIQIRDQHGYCNIIDAEPDNEP, from the coding sequence ATGGCAATAAATCTGGATGTGCACAAGCTAGTGGTGTTAGGAGATTCCGAATTACGCATTCGacaaattcaaggtgaatgggaaacgagagatatcaagctcattccaTACAAACAGTTCGTAGAGGACCTTATCAAAAGGTTCAAGTCTATCGAGTTTAGATATATTCCCAGATCCCATAATGAGCTGGCTGATGCCCTGGCTACCCTAGCTTCCATGCTCCCGTACCCAGGAAATACGCATCTCAACCCATTAGAGATACAGATACGAGATCAACATGGTTATTGCAATATAATTGATGCAGAACCAGATAATGAACCttg